The following proteins are encoded in a genomic region of Gimesia algae:
- a CDS encoding DUF1295 domain-containing protein: MNLWLMMLFGWLTMSAVMVFLWLLQRKIGDAGIVDVAWGMGVGLLTLFFAWGRDDGDMTRRIVLAVLAMLWALRLSGYVLWRVLTMPEDGRYQTLKANWGSAAQSRMFWFYQLQAVGSLLFALPMLIAAGGKSPFGLVDVMGVLIWLIAIAGELIADRQLSRFRANPDHKGQVCREGLWNYSRHPNYFFEWLQWWAYVCLALSAPWGWLTLLGPILMLHFIVNVTGIPPTEAQALKSRGDAYREYQQTTSPFFPWPPRTKQMTT, translated from the coding sequence GTGAACCTGTGGTTAATGATGTTATTTGGCTGGCTGACCATGTCTGCTGTGATGGTATTCTTGTGGCTCCTGCAGCGCAAAATCGGAGATGCCGGTATTGTCGATGTAGCCTGGGGGATGGGAGTTGGTTTGTTGACTCTCTTTTTTGCATGGGGCCGTGATGATGGCGATATGACAAGACGGATTGTGCTGGCTGTGTTGGCGATGCTGTGGGCATTACGACTCAGCGGCTATGTTCTCTGGAGGGTCCTGACAATGCCGGAAGACGGGCGTTATCAGACTTTAAAAGCGAATTGGGGATCCGCAGCTCAATCCCGTATGTTCTGGTTCTATCAACTTCAGGCGGTGGGCAGTCTCTTATTTGCTTTGCCGATGTTGATTGCTGCCGGAGGCAAGTCACCTTTTGGTCTGGTAGATGTTATGGGTGTTCTGATCTGGCTGATCGCGATTGCGGGAGAGTTGATTGCGGACCGACAGCTGTCTCGCTTTCGTGCCAATCCTGATCACAAAGGGCAGGTCTGTCGGGAAGGACTCTGGAACTATTCCCGTCATCCCAACTATTTTTTTGAATGGCTGCAGTGGTGGGCTTATGTCTGTCTGGCTTTGAGTGCCCCGTGGGGCTGGCTGACACTGCTGGGGCCGATTTTGATGTTACATTTTATTGTTAACGTGACGGGGATTCCTCCGACAGAAGCGCAGGCGTTGAAAAGTCGTGGTGATGCCTATCGAGAATATCAGCAGACAACGAGTCCTTTTTTTCCCTGGCCACCCCGTACCAAGCAGATGACAACATGA
- a CDS encoding DUF1365 domain-containing protein, whose protein sequence is MESGIYTGWVRHRRHAPVEHSFRNRIFLMYLDLAELDSVFQGRICWSTQRMALARFRREDHLGDLQVSLDKSVRDLIAQSGRPRPTGAIRILTHLRYFGFVMNPVSFYFCFDQQNENLETIVAEVNNTPWGERHCYIIDRNQFIEHSERQSTSKEFHVSPFLPMDMEYFWQFSKPAKKLAVQIENYQSQQRAFDVTMSLQRQEITTLNLLLSLISYPFMTWYVFVAIYWQALRLWLKRVPFYPHPKQGNTSEPNKKSRTP, encoded by the coding sequence ATGGAAAGTGGCATCTACACAGGCTGGGTTCGGCACCGACGCCATGCTCCCGTCGAGCACAGCTTTCGCAATCGAATCTTCCTGATGTATCTGGATCTGGCAGAACTCGACTCTGTTTTTCAGGGGCGTATCTGCTGGTCTACGCAGCGAATGGCATTGGCCCGGTTCCGTCGAGAAGACCACTTGGGGGATCTTCAGGTCTCACTCGATAAATCTGTGCGAGACTTAATAGCTCAGTCAGGCCGACCCAGGCCGACAGGGGCAATTCGAATCTTAACGCATTTGAGATATTTTGGATTTGTGATGAATCCCGTTTCTTTTTATTTCTGTTTCGATCAACAAAATGAAAATCTGGAAACGATTGTGGCGGAAGTAAATAACACCCCCTGGGGAGAGCGACACTGTTACATAATTGATCGTAATCAGTTTATAGAACACTCAGAGAGGCAGTCCACCAGCAAAGAGTTTCACGTCTCACCATTCCTCCCTATGGATATGGAATACTTCTGGCAGTTTTCTAAACCAGCGAAAAAACTGGCCGTTCAGATTGAAAACTATCAAAGTCAGCAACGCGCATTTGATGTGACCATGAGTCTGCAGCGGCAGGAGATCACGACGCTGAATCTGCTGCTTTCACTGATTTCCTATCCGTTCATGACGTGGTATGTATTCGTAGCCATATACTGGCAGGCACTGAGATTATGGTTGAAAAGGGTGCCCTTTTATCCGCATCCAAAACAGGGAAATACTTCCGAACCTAATAAAAAATCGAGGACACCATGA
- a CDS encoding SAM-dependent methyltransferase has translation MMLQNHHAEQQESASSSRMGMLNAACRQLLLNKLIGLVGGQVTLREGPQSTVLGEDDADLRATVMVHHPRFYQAAVRGGGLGIAQSLIDGDWSTNDLTGLVRIFIRNLEVTDQFERGVARIRQVAARMGHWVRRNTRLGAAQNIHEHYDLGNDFYKLFLDETMSYSCGVFEHSEATMREASLAKLDRVCRHLNLQPDDHLLEIGTGWGGLALYAAQNYGCRVTTTTISREQYHLAAERIDAAGMSGRVKLLLTDYRDLEGQYDKLVSIEMVEAVGAEFFETYFQKCCDLLRPEGMMFLQSIVIKDQRFQEYLKSVDFIRRYIFPGGCLPSVAAILETTARVTDLRLLRLDDIAPHYAQTLRCWREQFQERLEEVRELGYSESFIRMWNYYFCYCEAAFEERQCNTVQMLFARPDCRFDPQFIQSSDRCPVPELEVSA, from the coding sequence ATGATGTTACAGAATCATCACGCAGAACAGCAGGAATCAGCATCATCCTCCAGAATGGGGATGTTGAATGCCGCCTGTCGACAGCTCTTATTAAATAAACTGATCGGGTTGGTTGGGGGGCAGGTCACGCTGAGAGAAGGGCCCCAATCCACTGTTCTAGGTGAAGATGATGCGGATTTACGGGCAACGGTCATGGTTCATCATCCCCGCTTTTATCAGGCTGCGGTACGGGGAGGCGGACTGGGAATTGCGCAGTCATTAATTGATGGTGACTGGTCCACCAATGATCTGACGGGACTGGTGCGGATTTTTATCCGAAACCTGGAGGTGACCGATCAGTTTGAACGAGGAGTGGCCCGCATTCGTCAGGTGGCTGCCCGGATGGGACACTGGGTCAGAAGAAATACACGGCTCGGCGCAGCTCAGAATATTCATGAACACTACGATCTGGGTAATGATTTCTATAAATTATTTCTCGACGAGACGATGAGTTACTCCTGTGGCGTATTTGAGCACTCTGAGGCAACGATGCGGGAGGCCTCTCTGGCAAAACTGGATCGGGTTTGTCGTCATCTGAACCTGCAGCCTGACGATCATCTACTGGAAATTGGTACGGGCTGGGGAGGACTGGCGTTGTATGCAGCGCAGAATTATGGCTGTCGTGTGACCACAACGACCATCTCTCGTGAACAGTACCATCTGGCTGCAGAGCGAATTGATGCTGCAGGAATGTCTGGCAGGGTAAAACTGCTGTTAACTGACTATCGTGATCTGGAGGGACAATATGACAAACTGGTATCGATTGAAATGGTCGAAGCTGTTGGGGCAGAATTCTTTGAAACCTATTTTCAAAAATGTTGCGATCTACTGCGACCCGAAGGGATGATGTTTCTCCAGAGTATTGTGATCAAAGATCAGCGGTTTCAGGAATATCTCAAGAGTGTTGATTTCATCAGACGTTATATTTTTCCGGGAGGTTGCCTGCCTTCCGTCGCTGCAATATTAGAGACCACAGCCAGGGTAACAGACCTGCGTCTGTTACGGCTGGATGATATCGCCCCACATTATGCACAGACTCTGCGTTGCTGGCGGGAGCAGTTTCAAGAACGACTCGAAGAAGTGCGTGAATTAGGTTATTCTGAATCCTTTATTCGCATGTGGAATTATTACTTCTGTTATTGTGAAGCGGCTTTTGAAGAGCGGCAATGTAATACCGTGCAGATGCTGTTTGCTAGACCTGATTGCCGGTTTGATCCTCAGTTTATTCAGTCGAGTGATCGATGTCCTGTACCAGAACTGGAGGTCTCCGCGTGA
- a CDS encoding arylsulfatase: protein MRLRFIIYVLLLSINTGYAASQPNVILIMSDDQGYGELSCHGNPILKTPHLDQLAAESIRLTDFHVAPMCTPTRGQLMTGLDAFRNGAMNVSSGRTLLRPELKTIADLFQAAGYRTGIFGKWHLGDNYPFRPEDRGFQETLWFPSSHISAVPDFWNNDYFEDIYMHNGNREKYQGYCTDVFFREMANWIRSPKSSKPFFAYLPLNAPHGPHFVPDQFRRPIEAAMEKNKALVAHLSPAKRKSLISYLAMCANIDQNIGELDQVLRNSNLLENTIVIFLTDNGSTMGPDYFNAGMRGKKVTLWEGGHRVPCFLRWPAGNLGPSRNLNDLTHVQDLLPTLTELCGVPQTIPDLDGISLVPRLKGSVKSLPDRKLVIDYSRMPFPGNKKSMYLSQPRKEGAAVLWKRWRWLENRELYDLTTDPLQQKNVAAEHPEIVKKMQTHLNQWWDGLQPTVAVPQRVVIGHPSENPAMLTACEWLDVFVDQQGQVRRGVRRNGTWHLIVDQPGTYQFELRRWPRESGLQLSEGTPALKVTDGQLAEGVALPIAKAKIEIGTYSKTAEPDSEATSITFSTTLERGPVELTTWMLNDQGKEICGAYYVYVERRTD from the coding sequence ATGCGATTGAGGTTCATTATCTATGTCCTGCTGCTGTCAATCAATACGGGCTACGCCGCATCACAACCCAATGTGATCCTGATCATGAGCGATGACCAGGGGTACGGCGAACTCTCGTGTCATGGAAATCCGATTTTAAAGACGCCTCACCTGGATCAACTGGCTGCAGAGAGTATCCGACTGACTGATTTTCATGTGGCTCCCATGTGTACGCCGACGCGAGGGCAACTGATGACTGGTCTGGACGCATTTCGAAATGGGGCGATGAATGTCAGCAGCGGACGAACTCTGCTGCGACCCGAGCTGAAAACAATCGCCGATCTGTTTCAGGCAGCCGGTTATCGGACGGGGATATTCGGCAAATGGCATTTAGGAGACAATTATCCGTTTCGCCCGGAAGATCGGGGTTTTCAGGAAACGCTCTGGTTTCCTTCTTCTCATATCAGTGCCGTGCCTGATTTCTGGAACAATGATTATTTCGAAGATATTTACATGCATAATGGGAACAGGGAAAAATACCAGGGCTATTGTACTGATGTGTTTTTTCGGGAAATGGCCAACTGGATTCGTTCGCCGAAGTCTTCAAAACCTTTCTTTGCCTATCTGCCTTTGAATGCACCGCATGGCCCTCATTTTGTACCTGACCAGTTTCGCAGACCCATTGAGGCAGCAATGGAGAAAAATAAAGCTTTGGTCGCTCATCTCTCACCAGCGAAGCGGAAGTCGCTGATAAGCTATCTCGCCATGTGTGCGAACATCGATCAGAATATCGGTGAGCTTGATCAGGTTCTCAGGAATTCTAATTTACTTGAGAATACGATCGTCATCTTTCTCACCGATAATGGCAGCACGATGGGACCTGACTATTTCAATGCAGGTATGCGAGGCAAAAAAGTCACTCTTTGGGAAGGTGGCCATCGCGTTCCCTGTTTTCTGCGCTGGCCAGCCGGCAACCTGGGACCATCTCGTAATCTGAATGACTTAACCCACGTGCAGGATCTGCTACCGACTTTGACTGAACTTTGTGGCGTACCTCAGACAATTCCGGACCTGGATGGCATCAGTCTGGTACCCCGATTGAAAGGCTCTGTCAAGTCTCTGCCGGATCGGAAGCTGGTTATCGACTACAGCCGCATGCCGTTCCCCGGAAATAAGAAAAGTATGTATCTCTCTCAGCCACGCAAAGAGGGAGCAGCCGTTCTCTGGAAGCGGTGGCGTTGGCTGGAAAACCGGGAACTCTATGACCTCACGACGGACCCGCTTCAGCAGAAAAATGTCGCGGCAGAACATCCAGAGATAGTCAAGAAAATGCAGACACACCTGAACCAATGGTGGGATGGACTACAGCCCACGGTCGCGGTTCCGCAACGCGTTGTCATCGGACATCCGTCAGAGAATCCTGCGATGCTGACAGCCTGTGAATGGCTGGATGTCTTCGTCGATCAGCAGGGACAGGTGCGTCGAGGAGTCAGGAGAAATGGCACTTGGCATTTGATTGTGGATCAACCCGGCACTTATCAGTTCGAATTACGTCGCTGGCCGCGCGAGAGTGGTTTGCAACTGTCAGAGGGAACACCTGCACTCAAAGTGACTGATGGGCAGCTTGCGGAGGGGGTCGCCTTGCCCATCGCGAAGGCAAAAATTGAAATAGGAACATATTCCAAGACTGCAGAACCAGATTCTGAAGCGACGTCGATTACTTTTTCTACGACTTTAGAGAGGGGGCCCGTCGAACTGACGACCTGGATGCTGAATGACCAGGGAAAAGAGATTTGCGGGGCTTACTATGTTTATGTCGAACGCCGAACAGACTGA
- a CDS encoding thiol-disulfide oxidoreductase DCC family protein, translating into MRNLCYELEAFYDGACPICLREVKLLKRLDRQNRIQFTDISSPNFKAEVYSKTQQQFMQEMHARLPDGTWVTGVEVFRRLYSAVGFRWLVWPSRLPGISQGLNYLYRIFAKKRLSLTGRCQNQDSSCSISSHKAEV; encoded by the coding sequence ATGCGAAATTTATGTTATGAACTGGAGGCGTTTTATGACGGTGCCTGTCCAATCTGTCTGCGGGAAGTCAAGCTGTTAAAACGTCTCGATCGTCAGAACAGGATTCAATTCACCGATATCTCCAGCCCCAATTTTAAGGCGGAGGTATATAGCAAAACTCAACAGCAGTTCATGCAGGAAATGCATGCCCGCCTTCCAGACGGGACCTGGGTTACCGGAGTAGAAGTTTTTCGACGTCTCTATTCTGCTGTCGGCTTTCGTTGGCTGGTCTGGCCTTCACGCCTGCCTGGCATTTCACAGGGACTGAATTATCTGTACCGGATCTTTGCGAAAAAGAGATTGAGCCTGACAGGGCGCTGCCAGAACCAGGATTCAAGCTGCAGTATTTCATCTCATAAAGCTGAGGTGTAA
- a CDS encoding cupin domain-containing protein, which produces MPFIDINSVKPLEVLPGCKMRTPFGENLMLSYLEMDEGAIVPLHHHPHEQGGMLLQGKLELTMGDEVRVVEAGAMFIIPPNTPHQAVAVDGPAVVLDVFSPVREDYAELFNKYIPVSDEDA; this is translated from the coding sequence ATGCCATTCATCGATATTAATTCCGTTAAGCCACTGGAAGTCCTTCCCGGATGTAAAATGCGAACTCCCTTTGGGGAAAATCTGATGCTGTCCTATCTGGAAATGGATGAGGGCGCTATTGTCCCTCTGCATCATCACCCCCATGAGCAGGGGGGAATGTTGCTGCAAGGCAAGCTGGAACTGACGATGGGAGATGAAGTCCGGGTTGTCGAAGCGGGGGCCATGTTTATCATTCCTCCCAATACACCTCATCAGGCAGTCGCCGTTGATGGTCCTGCTGTAGTGCTGGATGTGTTCAGTCCGGTCCGCGAAGACTATGCGGAATTGTTTAACAAATACATTCCCGTTTCAGACGAGGATGCCTGA
- a CDS encoding helix-turn-helix domain-containing protein has translation MNGFLTPKQVSRAIQVSESSVKRWCDKGIIPTQYTAGGHRRIALSELIEFLRSSKHQLVRPEVLGLPATTGQTVWVIDRATDQFTEALLKGDDEQCRQIILDLYLAEHCISSICDLVFAKAFSNIGDRWVCGEAEVYQERYGCEVSLRVLHELRTLIPHPPADAPVAIGGTPEGDQYSLPTTMVELVLRDTKWNAVSLGTNLPFATLGAAIRQHHPRLFWLSVSYIRNEPEFIQNYTQLYDEFGLDVAFVVGGRAMTESVRQQIQYSAFCDNVRHLESFAQTILNATEKHSD, from the coding sequence ATGAACGGATTTTTAACTCCGAAACAGGTATCCCGAGCGATTCAGGTCAGTGAATCTTCAGTCAAACGCTGGTGTGATAAAGGGATCATTCCTACTCAATACACCGCGGGAGGCCATCGCCGGATAGCCCTCTCAGAGCTGATTGAATTTCTCAGATCCAGTAAGCATCAGCTGGTTCGTCCTGAGGTGCTGGGACTTCCTGCGACAACAGGGCAAACGGTCTGGGTGATTGACCGAGCCACCGACCAATTTACTGAAGCACTCCTGAAAGGAGACGATGAACAGTGTCGTCAGATCATCCTCGACCTGTATCTGGCTGAGCATTGCATCAGTTCGATCTGTGATCTGGTCTTTGCCAAAGCGTTTTCTAATATTGGTGATCGCTGGGTATGTGGAGAGGCAGAAGTCTACCAGGAACGGTATGGATGTGAGGTTTCCTTACGGGTACTTCATGAATTACGGACACTCATTCCGCATCCTCCAGCAGATGCTCCCGTGGCAATCGGAGGGACACCAGAGGGTGATCAGTATAGCCTGCCTACAACCATGGTTGAACTGGTTTTAAGGGACACGAAATGGAATGCGGTCTCCCTGGGAACCAATCTGCCTTTTGCGACTTTGGGAGCTGCGATCAGACAACATCACCCCCGCCTCTTCTGGCTCAGCGTCAGCTATATCAGAAATGAACCAGAATTCATCCAGAATTATACCCAACTTTATGATGAGTTTGGCCTGGATGTGGCATTTGTGGTGGGAGGCCGTGCTATGACAGAATCGGTTCGTCAGCAGATACAATATTCTGCTTTCTGTGATAATGTCCGACACCTCGAATCCTTTGCTCAGACTATTCTTAATGCGACTGAAAAACATTCGGATTGA
- a CDS encoding NAD(P)/FAD-dependent oxidoreductase, whose amino-acid sequence MKIAIIGGGISGLTAAYFLHHQHEITLYEANQYIGGHTNTIEVEIEGEQHAVDTGFIVFNNQTYPHFTRILNELGVKSQSTAMSFSMKCDRTGLEYRGADLNGFFAQRRNLINPRFYRLLADILRFNRQSVELLQSDNDQLTVGEYLTAHSYSQEFIEQYFLPMGSAIWSCPVGTFEHFPVRFIVEFYLNHGILAIRDRPEWRVIRGGSKQYVKALTAGFSKSIRLNSPVNSVKRSERQVDVTLRDGSVEQYDHVIFACHSDQALRVLGNQASPVEQELLSAFPYEKNIAQLHTDTSVLPVSQRAWACWNYFMPRGLNRKATVTYQMNLLQGIQSKHVFCVTLNGKERVDPTKVIREIEYAHPIFTSERAAAQHRQAEVINQNSTSFCGAYWGNGFHEDGVNSAMAVCHGLMGKTDLWKVASTQAGFGTDAMLPSSTAFAIESS is encoded by the coding sequence ATGAAGATCGCCATTATTGGTGGAGGCATTTCCGGTCTCACCGCAGCGTATTTTCTACATCACCAGCATGAAATCACACTTTATGAAGCCAATCAGTATATTGGCGGTCATACGAATACGATTGAAGTCGAGATTGAGGGAGAACAACACGCTGTCGATACGGGTTTCATTGTCTTCAATAATCAGACGTATCCTCATTTTACCCGGATTTTAAATGAACTGGGTGTCAAGTCGCAGTCAACCGCGATGAGCTTCAGCATGAAGTGTGACCGAACTGGTCTTGAATATCGTGGTGCTGATTTGAATGGATTTTTTGCACAACGTCGCAATCTGATCAATCCCCGTTTTTATCGTCTGCTTGCTGATATTCTCCGGTTTAATCGCCAGTCTGTCGAACTCTTGCAGTCTGATAACGATCAATTGACTGTGGGAGAATATCTCACTGCACACTCTTATTCACAAGAGTTTATCGAGCAATACTTCCTGCCTATGGGATCGGCCATCTGGTCTTGCCCGGTAGGCACGTTTGAACATTTTCCTGTCCGGTTCATTGTCGAATTTTATCTGAATCATGGCATCCTGGCGATTCGTGACCGTCCTGAATGGCGCGTCATCCGTGGCGGTTCAAAGCAGTATGTCAAAGCTCTGACAGCCGGGTTTTCTAAATCCATTCGACTAAATTCCCCAGTCAATTCTGTTAAACGCAGTGAGAGACAGGTCGATGTCACTCTACGGGACGGATCGGTCGAACAGTATGATCATGTGATTTTTGCCTGTCACAGCGATCAGGCATTACGCGTATTAGGGAATCAGGCATCACCAGTTGAGCAGGAACTTTTGTCTGCTTTTCCTTATGAAAAAAATATCGCTCAACTGCATACCGATACATCAGTCCTGCCTGTCTCGCAACGTGCCTGGGCCTGTTGGAATTACTTTATGCCGCGTGGCTTAAATCGGAAAGCAACAGTCACGTATCAGATGAACCTGCTGCAGGGGATTCAGTCGAAGCATGTCTTTTGTGTGACTTTGAATGGGAAGGAACGTGTTGATCCCACGAAGGTGATTCGAGAAATCGAGTATGCACACCCCATCTTTACCAGTGAACGTGCAGCCGCACAGCACAGGCAGGCCGAAGTGATCAATCAGAATTCCACATCGTTTTGTGGAGCGTATTGGGGAAATGGTTTCCACGAAGATGGTGTGAATAGTGCCATGGCTGTCTGCCATGGATTAATGGGAAAGACAGATTTATGGAAAGTGGCATCTACACAGGCTGGGTTCGGCACCGACGCCATGCTCCCGTCGAGCACAGCTTTCGCAATCGAATCTTCCTGA
- a CDS encoding VOC family protein has product MTAHYIPQGYHAVTPYLLVEGAAEMIDFMQTVFDATPVIISHHGDKIGHAALQIGDSILEVADACEEWGLTSAAIHLYVPDVDATYQKAVDAGAMSLREPTDMFYGERGASVKDPYGIQWHIATQTEELSTEELHRRAEEFKTQQAQQNQ; this is encoded by the coding sequence ATGACGGCCCATTATATCCCCCAAGGCTATCATGCAGTCACTCCTTATCTACTCGTTGAGGGTGCAGCGGAGATGATCGATTTTATGCAAACGGTGTTTGATGCGACCCCCGTTATTATTTCTCATCATGGTGATAAAATCGGTCACGCCGCACTGCAGATTGGCGATTCCATATTGGAAGTCGCAGACGCCTGTGAGGAATGGGGGCTAACTTCTGCTGCCATTCATCTGTATGTGCCAGATGTCGATGCGACTTACCAGAAAGCTGTTGATGCAGGCGCAATGAGTTTACGCGAACCCACCGATATGTTTTATGGAGAACGGGGAGCCTCGGTCAAAGACCCCTATGGGATTCAGTGGCACATCGCGACTCAAACAGAAGAACTCTCAACGGAAGAACTACATCGCAGAGCAGAAGAGTTCAAAACGCAACAGGCTCAGCAAAACCAATAA
- a CDS encoding SAM-dependent methyltransferase yields MKIETLMNLGIELVERGWVPDVITRRAIRKLCTQRLSRLDTGEPESNRMRQQNFIADSRQSPIALVPEKANEQHYEVPAEFYTNVLGLHRKYSCCYWPEGVETLDDAEAAALRETCQHAEIQDGMSLLELGCGWGSLTLWMAENYPASRITAVSNSHSQREFIEQQATARGVADRVQVITADMNEFIPEGAYDRVVSVEMFEHMRNYEQLLQRISGWLNEQGKLLVHVFCHREFAYAFNDQSADDWMARHFFSGGIMPSDQLLTQFPEQMRVTKQWRWGGEHYQKTAEAWLSKLDQQRKTIMPILAATYGKRQAARWLIRWRLFFMAVAELFGYREGTEWYVSHYLLEPTSADTTKAVSVEREYSSF; encoded by the coding sequence ATGAAAATTGAAACGCTTATGAATCTGGGGATTGAACTGGTAGAGCGAGGCTGGGTGCCTGATGTGATTACACGTCGCGCTATCAGAAAGCTGTGCACACAACGTTTGTCGCGCCTGGATACTGGTGAACCAGAATCTAATAGAATGCGGCAGCAGAATTTTATCGCGGACAGTCGGCAAAGCCCGATAGCATTGGTGCCAGAAAAAGCCAACGAGCAGCATTACGAAGTACCCGCTGAATTCTACACGAATGTTTTAGGTCTCCATCGCAAGTACAGTTGCTGTTACTGGCCCGAAGGTGTGGAGACCCTGGATGATGCAGAGGCAGCCGCTCTGCGTGAGACTTGTCAGCATGCGGAAATTCAGGATGGCATGTCGCTTCTCGAACTGGGGTGTGGCTGGGGATCATTGACTCTGTGGATGGCGGAAAACTATCCTGCCTCCCGGATTACGGCAGTCTCGAATTCTCATTCCCAGCGAGAGTTCATAGAGCAACAGGCAACGGCGCGGGGAGTGGCAGACCGAGTCCAGGTGATTACTGCTGATATGAATGAGTTCATTCCAGAGGGCGCGTATGACCGTGTTGTATCTGTTGAGATGTTTGAACATATGCGGAACTATGAACAACTCCTGCAGCGAATTTCCGGCTGGTTGAACGAGCAGGGGAAACTGTTGGTTCACGTTTTCTGCCATCGGGAATTTGCGTATGCATTCAATGATCAAAGTGCCGATGACTGGATGGCCCGCCATTTCTTTTCCGGAGGCATCATGCCCAGCGATCAACTGCTCACTCAATTTCCAGAGCAGATGCGTGTGACAAAACAATGGCGCTGGGGAGGCGAACATTATCAGAAAACGGCTGAAGCATGGCTGTCGAAACTGGATCAGCAGCGAAAAACGATCATGCCCATCCTGGCTGCCACTTATGGAAAAAGGCAGGCAGCACGCTGGCTGATCCGCTGGCGGTTATTTTTCATGGCGGTTGCGGAACTGTTTGGCTATCGCGAAGGGACGGAATGGTATGTGTCTCATTATCTACTTGAGCCCACGTCTGCAGACACGACAAAAGCTGTTTCAGTAGAGAGAGAATATTCTTCATTCTGA
- a CDS encoding sigma-70 family RNA polymerase sigma factor, which yields MIVCSKEFDVCDPDSLSRRARKILDQEIDFISNPSFNDDTAESDILRDVDTSSNETWLNHTDTVSSSGSSTTISRLCRADVLSAEEERNLFRRLNYLKYKANQFRSQLNPEWVTENQLNRIEELLHRAQLVRDEILRRNMRLVVSIVKKCMTTGISFDELFSDGCLTLLKAIDKFDYSRGFRFSTYAYHAISNYAYRKIANLRKERAQYKQLPPERSIEETGEVKNPLMGTGTWDELSELLNESISTLDEREQLIVKSRFALGKHRKTLTFQKLADQLGISKERVRQLEQRAVAKLRAVAEGTRLDLIRDLL from the coding sequence ATGATCGTATGTTCAAAAGAGTTTGATGTGTGTGATCCGGATTCATTATCAAGGCGTGCCCGTAAAATACTGGACCAAGAGATTGATTTTATTTCAAATCCCAGTTTCAATGATGACACGGCTGAATCTGATATCCTGAGAGATGTTGATACCAGTTCTAATGAAACATGGCTTAACCATACCGATACAGTAAGCTCATCGGGAAGTAGTACAACAATCTCCCGGTTATGTCGTGCCGATGTACTTTCTGCTGAAGAGGAGCGAAACCTGTTTCGCCGTCTGAATTATCTCAAATACAAAGCGAATCAATTTCGATCACAGCTGAATCCCGAGTGGGTTACTGAAAATCAACTTAATCGGATCGAGGAACTGTTACATCGAGCTCAACTGGTACGCGATGAAATCCTGCGTCGGAATATGCGGCTGGTTGTTTCCATAGTAAAGAAGTGCATGACAACAGGTATTTCTTTTGATGAACTCTTCAGCGATGGTTGTCTGACTTTACTGAAAGCCATCGATAAGTTTGACTATTCACGTGGATTCCGTTTCAGTACTTATGCATATCATGCGATTTCAAATTATGCCTATCGAAAGATTGCCAATCTCAGAAAAGAACGTGCACAGTACAAACAACTGCCACCAGAACGGTCAATAGAAGAAACTGGGGAAGTTAAAAATCCACTGATGGGAACCGGAACCTGGGATGAGCTTTCTGAATTACTGAATGAATCGATAAGTACTCTGGACGAACGCGAGCAACTGATTGTGAAAAGTCGCTTTGCTTTGGGGAAGCATCGCAAGACCCTGACCTTCCAGAAGCTGGCTGACCAGCTGGGAATTTCCAAAGAGCGTGTGAGACAACTGGAACAGCGAGCCGTCGCCAAACTCAGAGCCGTAGCAGAGGGGACCCGGCTGGACCTGATTCGTGATCTGCTCTGA